From the genome of Nitrospira sp. CR1.1:
TCCACCACCAAAACCCGGCCCAGCCTGACCTTGTCACCCGTACTCACCCCGAACGGCCATGCCATTCCCATGGTGTCCCTCCCTTCGCCAGACGCATTCGTCCCTCTGTGTAACGATGCAAGGACAAGACCGTTGGACGCCGGGAAACGGCGCGCTCGCGATTCAACAGGTTAGCGTTCGATAGTTCTGACGCATCTACTGGCGAACCATTTCGGGTGGTGGAATCACACCACCTCGGTGCAAATGCACCATGGCTCAACGGAGAGCTTAGGGAGGCGGAGGTTAAAAAAATAGGGGAGACCTAGAGGCAACGGAAACCAGGCCGGTCCACCCCGCTCGTCGCCTGGGCGAGAGCGTATCTCCACGGCTAACCCTGCCGGGGTGACCACCCGAAATTAACGAACGGCGCGTTCATTCAGGATGTCGGTATAGAGCCGACAATACCGTTTGGCCTGTTCCTCCAGAGAAACATGGCTGAGGGCATGTTGGCGACAGTTGGCCCCAAGCGCCCTTCGGCGTTCAGGGTTCTGTAACAGTTCCAACATGGCCGCACCCAATGCTCCGGCCTCGCGAGTCGAGACCAGCAAACCGGTCTGACGATGTTGAATCATGTCGGGAATACCTCCGACCTCAAAACCCACCGCCGGCGTCCCACAGGCCATCGATTCGAGGACCGTATTCGGAAGATTGTCCTGCAAGGAGGGAATGACCAGCACATCAGCCGCGCTATAGATGTTGGACAACAATCGATCGCTGTTGATGTGTCCGAGGTAGGAATGCGAAATGTGATGCACCAGGTCAGA
Proteins encoded in this window:
- a CDS encoding glycosyltransferase, encoding MLVDYDWTQGRWIPDLHLVTVGQNSSDLVHHISHSYLGHINSDRLLSNIYSAADVLVIPSLQDNLPNTVLESMACGTPAVGFEVGGIPDMIQHRQTGLLVSTREAGALGAAMLELLQNPERRRALGANCRQHALSHVSLEEQAKRYCRLYTDILNERAVR